In the Streptomyces spororaveus genome, TGCTCACAGCTGCGTGTAGCTGACAGCAGCCCTGGGTACGCGGATCACCAACCGATATGTTTGTTCTATCTCGATGCAAACAAATTCAGTGACCTGATCCGCAGAGAGGATCGATGTCGATGTCGACGCATCCCGCGCCGCCTGCCAGCCTCACGCGACGCGCGGCCTTAGTCGCCGCGCCCTTCGTCGTCGGGGCAATGGCCACCTCAATCGCGTTCTTGCTGCTCCGGGACTCGTTCCCCGACAAGATCGCCACCCACTTCACCCTCGACGGCGCCGCCGACGGCTACAGCTCACCCGCCACGACACTTGGCCAATACATGCTGTTGTTCGTGATCGAAGCCGCCGGCACCATCGCCGCGGGC is a window encoding:
- a CDS encoding DUF1648 domain-containing protein, encoding MSTHPAPPASLTRRAALVAAPFVVGAMATSIAFLLLRDSFPDKIATHFTLDGAADGYSSPATTLGQYMLLFVIEAAGTIAAGFSSRSALTTVRSLAVFASGLSAATAYALVAAMRAVGDSDGHGIQLPLYQLPVAIAVGAAVGAVVWLVSRRRA